One region of Hymenobacter sediminicola genomic DNA includes:
- a CDS encoding glutathionylspermidine synthase family protein, with translation MITLLPLSGDMAPALRGLGWDWALEDACQNYAAREAVQLPEAEADALLQAADTLYELLVQSIPDPIPDSLLSQLAIPPLLWPAVRHSWNDDRHWHLYGRFDLAQTPEGPKLLEFNADTATSIPETAVVQWASLMAAGQAEEELQANGLFEGIQNQLAEWLQRNDDLEPTLLLLHLPGSAEDAANCAVVAEAAREAGFSTVHVCSADAMQVAVVGEERGVWAEVEPGQWQRFGFLFKLVPWEIMADEEPALTADLIQLLQSRDVIIANPAYTLLFQSKAILAWLWLCFPQHPMLLETSFQDLSGHYVRKPLLGREGQNVTEVTNGQLGQQVEGEFARQPHISQRYAQLPQDAQGRLYQAGVFWAGAGCAIGYRRATGFITNLSEFVPHVLVE, from the coding sequence ATGATTACGCTGCTTCCGCTTTCCGGTGATATGGCGCCCGCATTACGCGGGTTGGGTTGGGACTGGGCCTTGGAAGATGCCTGCCAGAACTACGCGGCCCGTGAGGCCGTGCAATTGCCAGAAGCAGAAGCAGATGCTTTGCTACAGGCTGCCGATACGCTCTATGAGCTGCTGGTGCAGTCTATTCCCGATCCTATTCCTGATTCGCTCCTCAGCCAGCTTGCTATTCCGCCGCTGCTCTGGCCCGCCGTGCGCCACTCCTGGAACGACGACCGGCACTGGCACCTCTATGGCCGCTTCGACTTGGCCCAGACGCCCGAAGGCCCCAAGCTTCTCGAATTCAATGCCGACACGGCCACAAGCATTCCAGAAACCGCCGTGGTACAGTGGGCTAGCCTGATGGCAGCCGGGCAAGCTGAGGAAGAGCTGCAAGCCAATGGTCTGTTTGAAGGTATCCAAAACCAGCTAGCGGAATGGCTACAACGCAACGACGACCTGGAGCCTACATTGCTGCTGCTACATCTGCCCGGTAGCGCCGAGGACGCTGCCAACTGTGCCGTAGTAGCCGAAGCAGCCCGTGAGGCCGGATTTTCTACTGTCCATGTCTGTTCTGCTGATGCCATGCAGGTGGCGGTGGTAGGCGAGGAGCGAGGCGTCTGGGCCGAGGTGGAACCAGGGCAGTGGCAACGTTTTGGCTTCTTGTTCAAGCTGGTGCCCTGGGAAATTATGGCGGACGAGGAGCCAGCCCTGACGGCTGACCTCATTCAGCTGCTCCAAAGCCGTGATGTAATCATTGCTAATCCTGCCTACACGCTGCTCTTTCAGAGCAAAGCCATCTTGGCGTGGCTCTGGCTGTGTTTCCCGCAGCACCCGATGCTACTCGAAACTTCCTTCCAGGACCTCAGTGGCCACTATGTGCGCAAACCGTTGCTGGGCCGTGAGGGACAGAACGTAACGGAAGTGACGAATGGCCAGCTTGGGCAACAGGTGGAAGGTGAGTTTGCACGCCAGCCACACATCAGCCAGCGCTACGCGCAACTGCCGCAGGATGCGCAGGGCCGCTTATATCAGGCGGGTGTGTTCTGGGCCGGAGCTGGATGTGCTATTGGCTATCGGCGCGCTACTGGTTTCATCACCAATCTGTCGGAGTTTGTGCCGCACGTGCTAGTAGAGTAG
- a CDS encoding ABC-F family ATP-binding cassette domain-containing protein yields the protein MNLLSAENLSKNYADRWLFRELNFGLLQGQRVGLVGINGSGKTTLLKILAGLEPPDTGSVSTRKDTRVAFLGQQPVFDESLTVEETIFASQNDTLAAIRDYEHVVNDPDHKPADLQRVMELMDSYNAWDYESQVQQILGKLGILGELLQRNVSKLSGGQRKRVALARVLIEEPDVLILDEPTNHLDLATIEWLENRLASPSLTLLMVTHDRYFLDRVANEIVELDGGRVHRYQGNYAYFVEKKAEREQMETAEVEKARNLLRKELEWMRRQPQARGTKQKARIDAFYETQEKARTKIKGPDMELSVKTTRQGGKIIEVEHLSKRFGDKVVLDDFSYVFKKKDRIGLVGPNGAGKSTLLNMLTKQLAPDSGTVDAGQTTVFGYYTQTELQFDPSQRVIDIVKEVAEVIELADGSVVTASQFLQHFQFPPAQQYTLVSKLSGGEKRRLQLLRVLIKNPNFLILDEPTNDLDIITLNILEEFLLQFTGCLIIVSHDRYFMDALVEQVFALEPGGKIRQFPGNYTDYREWLQEQPADNGARDAEKALKSVNQASATTAPAAPAAAKRKASFAEKKEYEQLEKELERLETLKQDLIGKLNAGTGSHTELADWAAQLKRTDADLDTKGERWLELAELV from the coding sequence ATGAATTTGCTGTCTGCTGAGAATCTTTCGAAGAACTATGCCGACCGGTGGCTTTTCCGGGAACTGAACTTTGGCCTGCTCCAGGGCCAGCGCGTGGGCCTGGTAGGCATCAACGGCTCTGGCAAAACCACGCTGCTTAAGATACTGGCCGGACTGGAGCCGCCGGATACCGGCAGCGTCAGCACCCGCAAAGACACGCGTGTGGCCTTCCTGGGCCAGCAGCCGGTATTTGATGAGTCGCTGACGGTAGAGGAAACCATCTTCGCCAGCCAGAACGACACGCTGGCCGCCATCCGCGACTACGAGCATGTAGTGAATGACCCCGACCACAAGCCTGCCGACCTGCAGCGCGTGATGGAACTGATGGACTCCTATAATGCCTGGGACTACGAGTCGCAAGTGCAGCAGATCTTGGGCAAGCTGGGGATTCTGGGCGAGCTGCTGCAGCGCAATGTGAGCAAGCTTTCGGGCGGGCAGCGCAAGCGTGTGGCCCTGGCCCGCGTGCTGATTGAGGAGCCCGACGTGCTCATTCTCGACGAACCTACCAACCACTTGGACCTGGCCACTATTGAGTGGCTGGAAAACCGGCTGGCCTCTCCTTCCCTCACGCTGCTCATGGTGACCCACGACCGGTACTTCCTGGACCGGGTAGCCAATGAAATTGTGGAGCTGGATGGCGGCCGTGTGCACCGCTACCAGGGCAACTACGCTTACTTCGTGGAGAAGAAGGCCGAGCGGGAGCAGATGGAAACCGCCGAGGTGGAAAAGGCGCGCAACTTGCTGCGCAAGGAGCTAGAATGGATGCGCCGCCAGCCCCAAGCCCGTGGCACCAAGCAGAAAGCCCGCATCGACGCGTTTTACGAAACCCAGGAAAAGGCCCGTACCAAAATCAAAGGCCCGGACATGGAGCTGTCGGTGAAAACCACCCGCCAGGGCGGCAAAATCATCGAAGTAGAGCATCTGAGCAAGCGGTTCGGCGACAAAGTAGTGCTCGACGATTTCAGCTATGTGTTCAAGAAAAAGGACCGGATTGGCCTGGTGGGTCCCAACGGCGCGGGCAAGTCCACGCTGCTCAACATGCTCACCAAGCAGCTCGCCCCCGATTCCGGCACCGTAGATGCAGGTCAGACCACTGTGTTCGGCTACTACACTCAGACCGAGCTGCAGTTCGACCCTTCGCAACGCGTGATTGACATTGTGAAGGAAGTGGCCGAGGTAATTGAGCTGGCCGATGGCAGCGTCGTGACGGCGTCGCAGTTTCTGCAGCACTTCCAGTTTCCGCCGGCTCAGCAGTACACGCTGGTCAGCAAGCTGAGCGGCGGCGAAAAGCGCCGCCTGCAGTTGCTGCGCGTGCTGATCAAGAATCCTAACTTCCTGATTCTTGACGAGCCGACCAACGACCTCGACATCATCACACTCAACATTCTGGAGGAATTTCTGCTCCAGTTTACGGGCTGCCTGATCATCGTGAGCCACGACCGGTACTTCATGGATGCGTTGGTAGAGCAGGTGTTTGCGCTGGAGCCAGGCGGCAAAATCCGACAGTTCCCCGGCAACTACACCGACTACCGCGAGTGGCTGCAGGAGCAACCCGCCGACAACGGCGCCCGCGACGCAGAAAAGGCCCTGAAATCGGTGAACCAGGCTTCTGCTACTACGGCCCCGGCCGCACCGGCGGCGGCCAAGCGCAAGGCCAGCTTCGCGGAGAAAAAGGAGTACGAGCAGTTGGAAAAAGAGCTGGAACGGCTGGAAACCCTCAAGCAGGACCTCATCGGGAAGCTGAATGCCGGCACTGGCTCGCACACTGAGTTGGCTGACTGGGCCGCCCAACTCAAGCGCACCGACGCCGACCTCGATACCAAAGGAGAAAGGTGGCTGGAGCTGGCCGAGCTAGTGTAA
- a CDS encoding CsgE family curli-type amyloid fiber assembly protein: protein MLCLSATSAAGQGERRRPTRENTKATDSQQAPVRESKAAPLPANKLEEALRLLLKVTSDSATTTAQRQKAVEIEGLIVDQTITKVGHDFYDIFYTQFEAPAGSGEYVVTITEKPARGTSTLISVNVNDTDLLEMPLQPKPEYIEAAAAEAVGTAIGHLQQSNSLSRQLEKGAKQPLETF, encoded by the coding sequence GTGCTGTGTCTGTCAGCTACCTCGGCCGCCGGCCAAGGTGAGCGGCGCCGGCCAACCCGCGAAAACACAAAGGCTACTGATTCACAACAAGCGCCAGTTCGGGAGTCAAAAGCCGCACCCTTGCCCGCCAACAAGCTGGAAGAAGCATTGAGGCTGCTGCTCAAGGTAACGTCTGATTCTGCCACCACTACTGCTCAGCGCCAGAAGGCAGTAGAAATAGAAGGCCTTATTGTGGATCAGACCATAACCAAAGTAGGGCACGATTTCTACGACATCTTTTACACGCAGTTTGAAGCACCGGCGGGTAGCGGTGAGTATGTGGTAACCATCACAGAAAAACCAGCCCGTGGCACCAGTACGCTCATCTCAGTAAACGTCAACGATACGGATTTGCTTGAAATGCCTCTGCAGCCCAAACCCGAATATATCGAGGCTGCTGCGGCCGAAGCTGTTGGTACTGCCATCGGTCATTTGCAGCAATCCAACAGCCTGAGCCGACAACTGGAAAAAGGCGCAAAACAGCCTCTGGAAACGTTCTGA
- the csgH gene encoding curli-like amyloid fiber formation chaperone CsgH: protein MSPPQDKALGTPPCTAELVVTKADGYITVTGYCHSTGSQTQRYTYTLELAKQSAGGQSSNRQQGAFEVAPSQTVRLSQISIGADASTRFNGWLRILDTAGHLVAQDSIH from the coding sequence ATGTCACCTCCTCAGGATAAGGCCCTAGGCACCCCACCATGCACGGCGGAGCTAGTAGTGACCAAAGCCGATGGCTACATTACCGTAACAGGCTATTGTCATAGCACAGGCTCCCAGACGCAACGCTATACGTACACGCTGGAACTGGCGAAGCAAAGCGCAGGCGGCCAGTCGTCCAATCGGCAGCAGGGAGCCTTTGAAGTAGCTCCAAGCCAGACTGTACGCCTATCACAAATCAGTATCGGCGCCGATGCCAGCACCCGCTTCAATGGCTGGTTGCGCATCCTCGATACCGCCGGGCACCTTGTTGCCCAAGACTCCATACACTAG
- the murI gene encoding glutamate racemase yields MTPDLTTRPIGVFDSGIGGLTVARAVARVLPHERLVYFGDTAHLPYGDKSTAAIQAYSVKICDLLLKQHCKVILIACNSASAAAYELVREYVGSKARVLNVIDPIVAHVGQVYAGRTVGLIGTKQTVNSNVYRKKIDDLDAGVQLQSLATPLLAPMIEEGFFDNSIAGNIIETYLSNPLLDGIEALVLACTHYPLIKKQIAEYYKERVKVLDASDVVAAHVQHYLQDNQLAAKPGKIAPVHQFYVSDFTRSFEESTRIFFEQEVHLEHYPLWE; encoded by the coding sequence ATGACTCCAGACCTCACTACTCGCCCCATTGGCGTATTCGACAGCGGCATTGGCGGCCTTACTGTAGCCCGTGCCGTAGCCCGTGTGCTTCCGCACGAGCGGCTCGTGTATTTCGGCGACACCGCCCATTTGCCCTACGGCGACAAGAGCACCGCTGCCATCCAGGCCTACTCAGTCAAGATATGTGACCTGCTACTCAAGCAACACTGCAAAGTCATTCTTATTGCCTGCAATTCAGCTTCGGCGGCGGCGTATGAGCTGGTGCGCGAATATGTCGGCTCCAAAGCCCGCGTCCTGAACGTCATCGACCCAATTGTGGCGCATGTGGGGCAGGTATATGCCGGCCGTACGGTCGGGCTCATCGGTACCAAGCAAACGGTGAACAGCAACGTCTACCGCAAAAAAATAGACGACCTCGACGCCGGTGTGCAGCTGCAAAGCCTGGCCACGCCGCTGCTGGCCCCCATGATTGAGGAAGGCTTTTTCGATAATTCCATTGCCGGCAACATCATCGAAACGTACCTCTCCAATCCGCTCTTGGACGGCATAGAGGCGCTGGTACTGGCCTGCACGCATTACCCCCTCATCAAGAAGCAGATTGCCGAGTACTACAAGGAGCGGGTGAAGGTGCTGGATGCTTCTGACGTAGTAGCTGCCCATGTGCAACACTACCTACAGGACAACCAGCTGGCTGCCAAACCAGGCAAAATAGCTCCCGTTCACCAGTTTTACGTTTCCGATTTCACCCGGTCGTTTGAGGAAAGTACTCGTATCTTTTTCGAGCAGGAAGTGCATCTGGAGCACTACCCGCTCTGGGAGTAA
- a CDS encoding CsgG/HfaB family protein, with protein sequence MRITSLLCSTLIGLFLAGCSPYFHQPFKTESARLGTEVNANAILRDLPAPSAKTVVAVYKFRDQTGQYKPQANGSSFSTAVTQGTTTILLRALEESGWFDPIERENLGNLLNERKIVRSTRSEFTEQTGVKQPTLPPLLFAGVILEGGIISYDANILTGGAGIRYFGTGASGQYRQDRVTVYLRAISTNNGRILKTVYTSKTILSQQVDASLFRFVSFKRLLETETGFTYNEPSEMAVKEAIEKAVQALIFEGMRENLWQPKEIAELTGEKMLNYVREREYGKQYDVLGRQVLNRPDALTFTATAGFQRYGGDFAAPRTMPLAYGTLSYQFRGGRWAPFVGVGRGRLAAQQYFDQTISLAEAGLQMRILPTDRFTPYIRAGGGILKHGEGNEPGFRGTIPSIVAGTGLEYQASVKWSLTAGVDARFLLEDNLDGAVVGKYNDNSFALRAGFVYQLMSRPKRK encoded by the coding sequence ATGCGCATTACCTCTTTACTATGTAGTACACTAATCGGCTTGTTTTTGGCGGGATGCTCTCCCTATTTTCATCAGCCCTTCAAAACCGAATCGGCGCGCTTGGGAACGGAAGTAAATGCCAATGCTATACTGCGGGACTTACCGGCGCCCAGTGCCAAGACAGTAGTGGCCGTGTACAAATTCCGGGACCAGACCGGGCAGTACAAGCCACAAGCCAACGGGTCTAGCTTCTCAACAGCTGTTACGCAGGGCACTACCACTATTCTGCTGCGTGCCTTGGAAGAATCCGGCTGGTTTGATCCTATTGAGCGGGAAAACTTGGGCAACCTGCTTAACGAGCGGAAGATTGTGCGCTCAACCCGGTCGGAATTCACGGAGCAAACCGGCGTAAAACAGCCAACGCTACCACCTCTGCTTTTTGCCGGCGTGATTTTGGAAGGTGGTATCATCTCCTACGATGCCAATATCCTGACCGGTGGAGCGGGTATCCGGTACTTCGGTACGGGCGCGTCCGGGCAATACCGCCAAGACCGGGTAACTGTTTATCTGCGGGCTATCAGCACCAATAACGGGCGAATCCTGAAAACGGTCTACACGTCCAAAACTATCCTCTCGCAGCAGGTGGATGCCAGCCTGTTTCGCTTCGTGAGCTTTAAGCGCTTGCTCGAAACGGAAACAGGGTTTACCTATAATGAGCCCAGCGAAATGGCAGTGAAGGAGGCCATTGAGAAGGCAGTACAGGCCCTGATATTTGAGGGAATGCGCGAAAATCTCTGGCAGCCAAAAGAAATAGCTGAGCTGACGGGTGAGAAGATGCTGAACTATGTGCGGGAGCGGGAGTATGGGAAACAGTACGATGTACTGGGCCGGCAAGTACTGAACCGTCCGGATGCTCTGACCTTCACTGCAACGGCTGGCTTTCAGCGCTACGGCGGCGACTTCGCGGCCCCGCGTACTATGCCACTGGCTTATGGCACCTTGTCCTATCAGTTTAGGGGCGGCCGATGGGCTCCCTTCGTAGGAGTGGGGAGGGGCCGCCTGGCCGCGCAGCAGTATTTCGACCAGACTATTTCCCTGGCCGAAGCCGGCCTGCAAATGAGAATTTTGCCTACCGACCGTTTTACCCCTTATATAAGAGCAGGTGGCGGTATTCTGAAGCATGGCGAAGGAAACGAGCCTGGCTTCCGCGGTACTATCCCCAGTATAGTAGCCGGAACAGGGCTTGAGTACCAAGCCAGCGTGAAATGGAGCCTCACGGCTGGGGTCGACGCCCGGTTCCTGCTGGAAGATAATCTGGATGGAGCGGTAGTGGGCAAGTACAACGACAATTCTTTTGCCCTACGAGCTGGTTTCGTGTATCAGTTGATGAGTCGCCCTAAAAGAAAGTAA
- a CDS encoding curli production assembly/transport component CsgF: MKHLFTLSLLLLLAGFSHTVAAQDMVYEPKNPSFGGGNSFNYSWLLSSATSQDTFKDPATLVPRAAEDPLASFATNLNRQLLSELTNRFISEQFGTGTVKAGTYAVGGYQIQVTPGSAGVVIVIADPVTGNQTTVTIPNLP; the protein is encoded by the coding sequence ATGAAACATCTTTTTACACTAAGCCTGCTGCTGTTGCTGGCCGGATTCAGCCATACTGTTGCCGCTCAGGATATGGTATACGAACCCAAAAACCCCAGCTTTGGTGGCGGCAACTCTTTTAACTACTCGTGGCTGCTGAGTAGTGCTACTTCCCAGGATACGTTCAAAGATCCGGCAACGCTGGTGCCGCGGGCCGCAGAGGACCCGCTAGCAAGCTTTGCTACCAACCTCAACCGGCAACTGCTTAGCGAACTGACAAACCGCTTTATAAGTGAGCAGTTTGGCACCGGCACAGTCAAGGCCGGTACCTACGCGGTGGGTGGCTATCAGATTCAGGTTACGCCCGGTAGCGCTGGGGTAGTCATTGTTATTGCTGATCCGGTTACCGGAAACCAAACTACCGTGACTATTCCAAATCTGCCCTAG